In the Sarcophilus harrisii chromosome 1, mSarHar1.11, whole genome shotgun sequence genome, one interval contains:
- the LOC111719513 gene encoding serpin B6 isoform X1: MAALSEAINTFTLNVFKEISEKDSSQNVFYSPLSLYCALAMVLEGAKGNTAAQIQQVLSLNKSTDVHHSFQSFLAEANKSGDQCLLRIANRLFGEKTRDFISSFKESCQKFYHSNMEELDFANASEKARKYINKWIEEKTEGKIVELLSNDSINPQTSLVLVNAIYFKGKWEKKFDRHRTREEMFKISKEKQKPVQMMFLKSKFRMTHIQDVSTQVLVLPYVGGQMDMVILLPDENTDLKMLEQGLTPEKLTDWLKPERMERTEVGVYLPRFKLEENLDIENILKKLGMSDAFDMFKADFSGISSGKDLFLSNVLHKAFVEVKEEGTEAAAATAVGFVGCCLCPYFVADHPFLFLIRDNSSKTILFWGKVVSP; this comes from the exons ATGGCTGCTCTCTCTGAAGCAATCAACACTTTTACCttgaatgtttttaaagaaattagtgAAAAAGATAGCTCACAGAATGTGTTTTATTCCCCCCTGAGCCTCTACTGTGCCCTGGCAATGGTCTTAGAGGGGGCCAAGGGAAATACTGCTGCACAGATACAACAG GTTCTTTCTTTAAACAAAAGTACAGATGTCCACCACAGTTTCCAGTCTTTTCTTGCAGAAGCTAATAAATCTGGTGATCAATGCCTGTTAAGAATTGCCAACAGGCTCTTTGGAGAAAAGACTCGTGATTTTATCTCA TCTTTTAAGGAATCCTGTCAGAAATTTTATCATTCAAATATGGAAGAACTTGATTTTGCTAATGCatcagagaaagcaagaaaatatataaataagtggATAGAAGAAAAGACTGAAG GCAAGATTGTGGAACTTCTCAGTAATGATTCCATTAATCCACAGACCTCTCTGGTACTTGTGAATGCCATCTATTtcaaagggaaatgggagaaaaaatttgacaGACATAGAACAAGAGAAGAGATGTTCAAAATCAGCAAG gaaaagcAGAAACCAGTACAAATGATGTTTTTGAAATCTAAATTTAGGATGACCCACATACAAGATGTGTCCACCCAGGTCCTAGTTCTGCCTTATGTTGGAGGACAAATGGACATGGTCATTTTGCTTCCAGATGAGAACACAGATCTAAAAATG ttggaACAAGGACTTACTCCTGAGAAACTAACAGATTGGTTAAAACCAGAGAGGATGGAGAGGACTGAGGTGGGAGTTTATCTTCCCAGATTTAaattggaagagaatttagacATCGAAAACATTCTTAAAAAATTGGGCATGTCAGATGCCTTTGATATGTTCAAAGCTGACTTCTCTGGGATATCATCTGGGAAGGACTTATTTCTATCCAATGTTTTACACAAGGCTTTTGTAGAAGTTAAGGAAGAAGGCACAGAAGCAGCTGCTGCCACTGCAGTAGGGTTCGTGGGATGTTGTCTTTGTCCTTATTTTGTGGCTGACCatccattcctttttcttattcGAGATAACAGCTCAAAAACCATTTTGTTTTGGGGCAAAGTGGTCTCTCcataa
- the LOC111719513 gene encoding serpin B6 isoform X2: MHPGFNSKSLCKVWKEAAAAALTAPLQLRQVLSLNKSTDVHHSFQSFLAEANKSGDQCLLRIANRLFGEKTRDFISSFKESCQKFYHSNMEELDFANASEKARKYINKWIEEKTEGKIVELLSNDSINPQTSLVLVNAIYFKGKWEKKFDRHRTREEMFKISKEKQKPVQMMFLKSKFRMTHIQDVSTQVLVLPYVGGQMDMVILLPDENTDLKMLEQGLTPEKLTDWLKPERMERTEVGVYLPRFKLEENLDIENILKKLGMSDAFDMFKADFSGISSGKDLFLSNVLHKAFVEVKEEGTEAAAATAVGFVGCCLCPYFVADHPFLFLIRDNSSKTILFWGKVVSP, from the exons ATGCACCCAGGGTTTAACAGCAAGTCTCTCTGCAAAGTGTGGAAGGAAGCTGCAGCAGCTGCACTTACGGCCCCTCTACAGTTAAGGCAG GTTCTTTCTTTAAACAAAAGTACAGATGTCCACCACAGTTTCCAGTCTTTTCTTGCAGAAGCTAATAAATCTGGTGATCAATGCCTGTTAAGAATTGCCAACAGGCTCTTTGGAGAAAAGACTCGTGATTTTATCTCA TCTTTTAAGGAATCCTGTCAGAAATTTTATCATTCAAATATGGAAGAACTTGATTTTGCTAATGCatcagagaaagcaagaaaatatataaataagtggATAGAAGAAAAGACTGAAG GCAAGATTGTGGAACTTCTCAGTAATGATTCCATTAATCCACAGACCTCTCTGGTACTTGTGAATGCCATCTATTtcaaagggaaatgggagaaaaaatttgacaGACATAGAACAAGAGAAGAGATGTTCAAAATCAGCAAG gaaaagcAGAAACCAGTACAAATGATGTTTTTGAAATCTAAATTTAGGATGACCCACATACAAGATGTGTCCACCCAGGTCCTAGTTCTGCCTTATGTTGGAGGACAAATGGACATGGTCATTTTGCTTCCAGATGAGAACACAGATCTAAAAATG ttggaACAAGGACTTACTCCTGAGAAACTAACAGATTGGTTAAAACCAGAGAGGATGGAGAGGACTGAGGTGGGAGTTTATCTTCCCAGATTTAaattggaagagaatttagacATCGAAAACATTCTTAAAAAATTGGGCATGTCAGATGCCTTTGATATGTTCAAAGCTGACTTCTCTGGGATATCATCTGGGAAGGACTTATTTCTATCCAATGTTTTACACAAGGCTTTTGTAGAAGTTAAGGAAGAAGGCACAGAAGCAGCTGCTGCCACTGCAGTAGGGTTCGTGGGATGTTGTCTTTGTCCTTATTTTGTGGCTGACCatccattcctttttcttattcGAGATAACAGCTCAAAAACCATTTTGTTTTGGGGCAAAGTGGTCTCTCcataa